One part of the Haliaeetus albicilla chromosome 27, bHalAlb1.1, whole genome shotgun sequence genome encodes these proteins:
- the FGFR4 gene encoding fibroblast growth factor receptor 4 isoform X1 translates to MRPLLQVLVGLLLVVAAQGRAMEPELFESPLLELEEEHLLLDLGNTLKLYCDGNHSGASVVWYKESHLLVPGGRIHLRQSLLEISEVAYEDSGLYVCRARGTGEILRNFTISVVDTLASGDDDEDSDGDGPHGDRNEEPVYVRRAPYWTHPHRMDKKLYAVPAGNTVKFRCPASGSPSPSIRWFKNGREFRGEHRIGGIRLRHQHWSLVMESVVPSDRGNYTCLVENRFGSIRYSYLLDVLERSPHRPILQAGLPANTTALVGSDVEFFCKVYSDAQPHIQWLKHIEVNGSSYGPDGVPYVQVLKTADINSSEVEVLYLRNVTVEDAGEYTCLAGNSIGLSYQSAWLTVLPEEELVREAEAPEAKYTDIIIYTSGSLAVAMAIIIVVLCRMQSQSSKQPLEPMAVHKLSKFPLIRQFSLDSSSSGKSSTSLMRVTRLSSSCAPMLAGVMELDLPLDSKWEFPRDKLVLGKPLGEGCFGQVVRAEAYGIDRDRPDRAVTVAVKMLKDNATDKDLADLISEMEMMKLMDKHKNIINLLGVCTQDGPLYVIVEFAAKGNLREYLRARRPPIPDYAFDIAAMPEEQLSFKDLVSCVYQVARGMEYLESKRCIHRDLAARNVLVTAESVMKIADFGLARDVHDIDYYKKTSNGRLPVKWMAPEALFDRVYTHQSDVWSFGILMWEIFTLGGSPYPGIPVEELFKLLKEGHRMDRPSNCTHELYMLMRECWHAVPSQRPTFKQLVEGLDKILAAVSEEYLDLSMPFEQYSPSCEDTASSCSSDDSVFTHDPLPLAPRLFSYPSVRT, encoded by the exons ATGCGGCCCCTCTTGCAGGTCCtggtggggctgctgctggtggttgctgcccagggcagggcgATGGAGCCAG AGCTATTTGAGAGCCCGTTGCTGGAGTTGGAAGAGGAACATCTCCTGCTGGACCTGGGCAACACGCTGAAGTTGTACTGTGATGGCAACCACAGCGGTGCCAGTGTGGTCTGGTACAAGGAGTCCCATCTGCTTGTCCCGGGGGGTCGCATCCATCTCCGGCAGAGCCTGCTGGAGATCTCTGAGGTTGCCTACGAGGACTCAGGGCTCTACGTGTGCCGGGCGCGGGGGACTGGGGAGATCCTGCGTAACTTCACCATCTCTGTCGTGG acaCGCTGGCATCGGGTGATGACGATGAAGACAGCGATGGGGATGGTCCCCACGGAGACCGAAATGAGGAGCCTGTCTATGTACGCAGAG CTCCTTACTGGACTCACCCTCACCGGATGGACAAGAAACTGTATGCAGTCCCTGCAGGGAACACGGTGAAGTTTCGCTGCCCAGCCtcgggcagccccagccccagcattCGCTGGTTCAAGAATGGGCGTGAATTCCGGGGGGAGCACCGCATCGGGGGCATCCGG CTCCGGCACCAGCACTGGAGCCTGGTGATGGAGAGCGTGGTGCCCTCCGACCGCGGCAACTACACCTGCCTGGTGGAGAACAGGTTTGGCAGCATCCGCTACAGCTACCTCCTGGACGTGCTGG AGAGGTCCCCACACAGGCCCATCCTGCAGGCTGGGCTGCCCGCCAACACCACAGCCCTGGTGGGCAGCGACGTGGAGTTCTTCTGCAAGGTCTACAGCGATGCCCAGCCCCACATCCAGTGGCTAAAGCACATTGAGGTGAACGGCAGCAGCTACGGTCCTGACGGGGTCCCCTATGTGCAAGTGCTCAAG ACTGCAGACATCAATAGCTCCGAGGTGGAGGTGCTTTACCTGCGCAATGTCACTGTGGAGGATGCTGGCGAGTACACCTGCCTGGCAGGGAACTCCATCGGCCTCTCCTACCAGTCTGCCTGGCTCACCGTCCTGCCAG AAGAGGAGCTGGTGCGGGAAGCTGAAGCCCCTGAGGCCAAGTACACAGACATCATCATCTACACCTCGGGTTCGCTGGCCGTGGCTATGGCCATCATCATCGTGGTGCTGTGCCGGATGCAGAGTCAGTCGAGCAAGCAGCCCCTGGAGCCCATGGCAGTCCACAAGCTCTCCAAATTCCCGCTTATCCGACAG TTCTCCCTGGACTCCAGCTCCTCTGGGAAGTCCAGCACATCCCTGATGCGCGTCACCCGTCTCTCCTCCAGCTGTGCCCCGATGCTGGCTGGGGTCATGGAGCTGGACCTGCCCCTCGACTCCAAGTGGGAGTTCCCCCGAGACAA GCTGGTGCTGGGCAAGCCCCTGGGGGAAGGCTGCTTTGGCCAGGTGGTGCGGGCAGAGGCTTATGGCATCGACAGAGACCGGCCAGATAGAGCTGTCACCGTGGCTGTCAAAATGCTGAAAG ACAACGCCACTGACAAGGACCTGGCTGACCTCATATCTGAGATGGAGATGATGAAGCTCATGGACAAGCACAAGAACATCATCAACCTCCTGGGAGTCTGCACACAGGACG GGCCGCTGTACGTGATCGTGGAATTTGCCGCAAAGGGCAACCTGCGTGAGTACCTTCGTGCCCGCCGCCCCCCGATACCTGACTACGCTTTTGACATCGCAGCGATGCCTGAGGAGCAGCTTTCTTTCAAGGACCTGGTCTCCTGTGTCTACCAGGTGGCCCGTGGCATGGAGTACCTGGAGTCTAAACGG TGCATCCACCGTGACCTGGCTGCCCGCAACGTGCTGGTCACAGCAGAGAGTGTGATGAAGATTGCTGACTTTGGCTTGGCCAGAGACGTCCATGACATTGACTACTACAAGAAAACCAGCAAT GGTCGCCTGCCAGTGAAGTGGATGGCACCTGAGGCCCTGTTTGACCGTGTCTACACCCACCAGAGCGATGT GTGGTCCTTCGGGATCCTGATGTGGGAGATCTTCACGCTGGGGGGCTCCCCCTACCCTGGCATCCCTGTTGAGGAGCTCTTCAAGCTGCTGAAGGAGGGACACCGCATGGACCGGCCATCCAACTGCACCCACGAGCT gtacATGCTAATGCGGGAGTGCTGGCATGCCGTGCCCTCGCAGCGTCCCACCTTCAAGCAGCTCGTGGAAGGGCTGGACAAGATCCTGGCGGCTGTTTCAGAGGAG TACCTGGACCTTTCCATGCCCTTCGAGCAGTACTCACCCTCCTGCGAGGACACcgccagctcctgctcctctgaTGACTCCGTCTTCACCCACGACCCGCTGCCGCTGGCTCCCCGCCTCTTCTCCTACCCCAGCGTGAGGACTtaa
- the LOC138682276 gene encoding collagen alpha-1(I) chain-like translates to MAAAPGDPLRRPRAGRRRRRRRRARPRPRPGSRPGRDGLGPPDYAGHHRHRRPAGRRSPAAAAAGSPPAPGAGREGDAPTRPGQAPPALLRRLPPPSPACARPPPPPPSRRRAPRACARAPRARSWGSAAANQRAPARPPLPPPFGGRPPPPPPPPRTARPEGGAVGEGRGRSVLPPPGLPRRPAARPAPPRPRSPPAARPGPTGPARPGPARPRAHGGPARPAPRPQACRPHLHLRRRRRLLGLGGGTVWPRRDGAGRDGAARPRLTCRARRPGPPPPPHPTPASSAARPAGRPRACERRRSGRQQNGVGWALRPGGAPGGRRLLPGGAGCSPRLGLGPGPGPGPSRQPAGRGSRAAARPRRARVTPCHCPPRPAGRARRPGRAPPPTSPAALPRTGGPGRRPPRGPPCRAEPRRASPAGERRPGARGLAVLAGLRRSRTASAALPPALPPPSGAQPAPRPPAPPGRAAIGAPPPPRHPPRPAGGPAAGGSSVATSRWGPGSPPPAARVRAPRHAAAAPARLGRHGAGAAGRGAAAGAAQGCGTGAALPGPRGGGRARPPPRGAGRGAGCRRGARPRRCPGRTRSPHPPPLPFVSPRPGPVRPGSAGASRPRWRRAPLPPGRGLGAASLHTQAGSAHCPALATPPGHSLPPPKTPSWSGCGLVPQWGGGIPPVGSPAPCLLPAFSLPVRFGSSAEGSRLPPLPLWPCPGTPSCPVCSR, encoded by the coding sequence ATGGCAGCCGCGCCCGGGGACCCGCTCCGCCGGCCCCGCGCGGGCCGTcgccgccgccgtcgccgccgCGCTAGGCCCAGGCCACGGCCCGGTTCGCGGCCCGGCCGGGACGGCCTCGGGCCGCCCGACTACGCCGGGCACCACCGCCACCGCCGCCCCGCGGGGCGCCGCTCACCTgcggccgccgcggccggcTCGCCGCCTGCCCCCGGTGCGGGCCGAGAAGGAGACGCGCCGACCCGGCCCGGCCAGGCCCCGCCAGCGCTCCTCCGccgcctccctcctccctcccccgcATGcgcgcgcccgccgccgccgccgccatcccGCCGGCGCGCGCCCCGCGCCTGCGCGCGCGCCCCCCGCGCCCGCTCTTGGGGTTCGGCGGCGGCCAATCAGCGCGCGCCCGCgcggccccccctccccccccccttcggCGGgcgcccccctcctccccccccccccccgcgcacCGCTCGCCcggaggggggggcggtgggggaggggagggggcgctcagtgctgcccccccccggcttgccccgccgccccgcggcccggcctgccccgccgcggccccgctccccgcctgCGGCCCGACCCGGCCCGAccggcccagcccggcccggcccggcccggccccgagCACAtggcggcccggcccgcccggccccgcgccctCAGGCCTGCCGCCCCCACCTCCATCTtaggcggcggcggcggctgctgggcctgggggggggcaccgtGTGGCCCCGCCGGGAcggggcgggacgggacggggcggcCCGGCCGCGCCTCACCTGCAGGGCCCggcgccccggcccgccgccgcccccccaccccacccccgcCTCGTCGGCCGCGAGGCCGGCGGGCAGGCCGCGGGCCTGCgagcggcggcggagcgggcgcCAACAAAATGGAGTCGGTTGGGCCCTGCGCCCCGGCGGGGCAcccggcgggcggcggctcCTGCCCGGCGGCGCGGGCTGCTCGCCCCGCCTAGGCCTcggccccggtcccggccccggtCCCAGCCGGCAGCCAGCGGGGCGGGGGTCGcgggccgccgcccgcccccgccgggctCGGGTTACCCCCTGCCATTGTCCGCCGCGCCccgcgggccgggcccggcgccccggccgcgctcccccccccacctcccccgccgccctcccgcgCACCGGCGGGCCGGGCCGTCGCCCTCCGCGGGGCCCGCCGTGCCGTGCCGAGCCTCGCCGAGCCTCGCCCGCCGGGGAGCGGCGCCCGGGTGCCCGCGGCCTGGCTGTCCTCGCCGGGCTCCGCCGCTCCCGGACAGCGAGCGCCGCGCTcccgcccgccctcccgccgccgAGCGGCGCGCAgccggccccgcgcccgcccgctccgccgggccgggccgccaTCGGCGCCCCGCCACCCCCCCGACACCCCCCTCGGCCGgccggcggccccgcggcgggcggcAGCTCCGTCGCTACCTCCAGATGGGGGCCGGGGTCTCCGCCGCCAGCCGCGCGGGTCCGGGCGCCGCGCCACGCCGCCGCCGCACCGGCACGGCTGGGCAGGcacggggcgggggcggccgggcggggggcAGCGGCCGGGGCAGCGCAGGGATGTGGCACCGGGGCGGCGCTGCCCGGGCCGCGCGGGGGGGGCagggcccggccgcccccccgggGTGCCGGGCGGGGAGCTGGGTGCCGCCGCGGGGCTCGGCCGCGGCGCTGCCCGGGGCGGACCCGCTCCCCCcacccgccgccgctgcccttTGTttccccccggcccggcccggtccgGCCCGGCAGTGCGGGAGCCTCCCGGCCGCGCTGGCGCCGTGCTCCCCTCCCGCCGGGCAGGGGCCTCGGAGCAGCCTCTCTGCACACTCAGGCAGGCAGCGCCCACTGCCCGGCCCTTGCCACCCCACCGGGGCACAGCCTTCCCCCACCGAAAACACCATCCTGGAGCGGCTGCGGGTTGGTGCCTCAGTGGGGCGGTGGGATCCCACCTGTGGGCAGCCCTGCGCcctgccttctccctgccttctccctgcctgtgcGCTTTGGCAGCTCCGCTGAGGGCTCCCGGCTTCCCccgctgcctctttggccttgCCCGGGCActccctcctgccctgtctGCAGCCGGTGA
- the FGFR4 gene encoding fibroblast growth factor receptor 4 isoform X2 — protein sequence MRPLLQVLVGLLLVVAAQGRAMEPDTLASGDDDEDSDGDGPHGDRNEEPVYVRRAPYWTHPHRMDKKLYAVPAGNTVKFRCPASGSPSPSIRWFKNGREFRGEHRIGGIRLRHQHWSLVMESVVPSDRGNYTCLVENRFGSIRYSYLLDVLERSPHRPILQAGLPANTTALVGSDVEFFCKVYSDAQPHIQWLKHIEVNGSSYGPDGVPYVQVLKTADINSSEVEVLYLRNVTVEDAGEYTCLAGNSIGLSYQSAWLTVLPEEELVREAEAPEAKYTDIIIYTSGSLAVAMAIIIVVLCRMQSQSSKQPLEPMAVHKLSKFPLIRQFSLDSSSSGKSSTSLMRVTRLSSSCAPMLAGVMELDLPLDSKWEFPRDKLVLGKPLGEGCFGQVVRAEAYGIDRDRPDRAVTVAVKMLKDNATDKDLADLISEMEMMKLMDKHKNIINLLGVCTQDGPLYVIVEFAAKGNLREYLRARRPPIPDYAFDIAAMPEEQLSFKDLVSCVYQVARGMEYLESKRCIHRDLAARNVLVTAESVMKIADFGLARDVHDIDYYKKTSNGRLPVKWMAPEALFDRVYTHQSDVWSFGILMWEIFTLGGSPYPGIPVEELFKLLKEGHRMDRPSNCTHELYMLMRECWHAVPSQRPTFKQLVEGLDKILAAVSEEYLDLSMPFEQYSPSCEDTASSCSSDDSVFTHDPLPLAPRLFSYPSVRT from the exons ATGCGGCCCCTCTTGCAGGTCCtggtggggctgctgctggtggttgctgcccagggcagggcgATGGAGCCAG acaCGCTGGCATCGGGTGATGACGATGAAGACAGCGATGGGGATGGTCCCCACGGAGACCGAAATGAGGAGCCTGTCTATGTACGCAGAG CTCCTTACTGGACTCACCCTCACCGGATGGACAAGAAACTGTATGCAGTCCCTGCAGGGAACACGGTGAAGTTTCGCTGCCCAGCCtcgggcagccccagccccagcattCGCTGGTTCAAGAATGGGCGTGAATTCCGGGGGGAGCACCGCATCGGGGGCATCCGG CTCCGGCACCAGCACTGGAGCCTGGTGATGGAGAGCGTGGTGCCCTCCGACCGCGGCAACTACACCTGCCTGGTGGAGAACAGGTTTGGCAGCATCCGCTACAGCTACCTCCTGGACGTGCTGG AGAGGTCCCCACACAGGCCCATCCTGCAGGCTGGGCTGCCCGCCAACACCACAGCCCTGGTGGGCAGCGACGTGGAGTTCTTCTGCAAGGTCTACAGCGATGCCCAGCCCCACATCCAGTGGCTAAAGCACATTGAGGTGAACGGCAGCAGCTACGGTCCTGACGGGGTCCCCTATGTGCAAGTGCTCAAG ACTGCAGACATCAATAGCTCCGAGGTGGAGGTGCTTTACCTGCGCAATGTCACTGTGGAGGATGCTGGCGAGTACACCTGCCTGGCAGGGAACTCCATCGGCCTCTCCTACCAGTCTGCCTGGCTCACCGTCCTGCCAG AAGAGGAGCTGGTGCGGGAAGCTGAAGCCCCTGAGGCCAAGTACACAGACATCATCATCTACACCTCGGGTTCGCTGGCCGTGGCTATGGCCATCATCATCGTGGTGCTGTGCCGGATGCAGAGTCAGTCGAGCAAGCAGCCCCTGGAGCCCATGGCAGTCCACAAGCTCTCCAAATTCCCGCTTATCCGACAG TTCTCCCTGGACTCCAGCTCCTCTGGGAAGTCCAGCACATCCCTGATGCGCGTCACCCGTCTCTCCTCCAGCTGTGCCCCGATGCTGGCTGGGGTCATGGAGCTGGACCTGCCCCTCGACTCCAAGTGGGAGTTCCCCCGAGACAA GCTGGTGCTGGGCAAGCCCCTGGGGGAAGGCTGCTTTGGCCAGGTGGTGCGGGCAGAGGCTTATGGCATCGACAGAGACCGGCCAGATAGAGCTGTCACCGTGGCTGTCAAAATGCTGAAAG ACAACGCCACTGACAAGGACCTGGCTGACCTCATATCTGAGATGGAGATGATGAAGCTCATGGACAAGCACAAGAACATCATCAACCTCCTGGGAGTCTGCACACAGGACG GGCCGCTGTACGTGATCGTGGAATTTGCCGCAAAGGGCAACCTGCGTGAGTACCTTCGTGCCCGCCGCCCCCCGATACCTGACTACGCTTTTGACATCGCAGCGATGCCTGAGGAGCAGCTTTCTTTCAAGGACCTGGTCTCCTGTGTCTACCAGGTGGCCCGTGGCATGGAGTACCTGGAGTCTAAACGG TGCATCCACCGTGACCTGGCTGCCCGCAACGTGCTGGTCACAGCAGAGAGTGTGATGAAGATTGCTGACTTTGGCTTGGCCAGAGACGTCCATGACATTGACTACTACAAGAAAACCAGCAAT GGTCGCCTGCCAGTGAAGTGGATGGCACCTGAGGCCCTGTTTGACCGTGTCTACACCCACCAGAGCGATGT GTGGTCCTTCGGGATCCTGATGTGGGAGATCTTCACGCTGGGGGGCTCCCCCTACCCTGGCATCCCTGTTGAGGAGCTCTTCAAGCTGCTGAAGGAGGGACACCGCATGGACCGGCCATCCAACTGCACCCACGAGCT gtacATGCTAATGCGGGAGTGCTGGCATGCCGTGCCCTCGCAGCGTCCCACCTTCAAGCAGCTCGTGGAAGGGCTGGACAAGATCCTGGCGGCTGTTTCAGAGGAG TACCTGGACCTTTCCATGCCCTTCGAGCAGTACTCACCCTCCTGCGAGGACACcgccagctcctgctcctctgaTGACTCCGTCTTCACCCACGACCCGCTGCCGCTGGCTCCCCGCCTCTTCTCCTACCCCAGCGTGAGGACTtaa